A single genomic interval of Kineosporia corallincola harbors:
- a CDS encoding AAA family ATPase, whose translation MSELADIAGQIRSSVERALQGKPEQVRLAVIALLSEGHLLVEDVPGVGKTTLARALAATVEGRWQRVQFTPDLLPSDVTGITVYHQQAQKFEFRPGPVFANIVLADEINRASPKTQSALLEVMEERHVTVDGRQYPVPRPFVVVATQNPVEMDGTFRLPEAQLDRFMMRISIGYPDPSTESAMLRQEANAPTVESIQPVVGLDVVQQMIQYVSRTHVADEVRDYVVAVTGATRSLPEVRIGASPRASLALLRASRTAAAVDGRDFVTADDVKSMAPAVLAHRLILTPQAEMAGVTTHDLVDRVISGLPTPTSRAAGAGNRRW comes from the coding sequence ATGTCCGAACTCGCCGACATTGCCGGGCAGATCAGGTCCAGTGTGGAGCGGGCGCTCCAGGGCAAGCCGGAGCAGGTGCGGCTCGCGGTGATCGCGCTCCTCAGCGAGGGGCACCTGCTGGTCGAAGACGTGCCCGGCGTCGGGAAGACCACGCTGGCGCGCGCTCTCGCCGCCACCGTCGAGGGCCGCTGGCAGCGCGTGCAGTTCACCCCCGACCTGCTGCCCTCCGACGTCACCGGCATCACCGTGTACCACCAGCAGGCACAGAAGTTCGAGTTCCGGCCCGGGCCGGTGTTCGCCAACATCGTGCTGGCCGACGAGATCAACCGGGCCTCGCCCAAGACCCAGTCCGCGCTGCTGGAGGTCATGGAGGAGCGGCACGTCACGGTCGACGGCCGGCAGTACCCGGTGCCCCGCCCGTTCGTCGTGGTCGCCACCCAGAACCCGGTCGAGATGGACGGCACCTTCCGGCTGCCCGAGGCCCAGCTCGACCGGTTCATGATGCGCATCAGCATCGGCTACCCCGACCCGTCCACCGAGTCGGCCATGCTGAGGCAGGAGGCGAACGCCCCCACCGTCGAGTCGATCCAGCCTGTCGTCGGTCTCGACGTGGTGCAGCAGATGATCCAGTACGTCTCGCGCACCCACGTCGCTGACGAGGTGCGCGACTACGTCGTCGCCGTCACCGGGGCCACCCGCTCGCTGCCCGAGGTCCGCATCGGTGCCAGCCCTCGCGCCAGCCTCGCCCTGCTGCGGGCCTCCCGCACCGCCGCGGCCGTCGACGGGCGCGACTTCGTCACCGCCGACGACGTGAAGTCGATGGCGCCGGCCGTGCTCGCGCACCGGCTCATCCTCACGCCGCAGGCCGAGATGGCGGGCGTCACCACGCACGACCTCGTCGACCGCGTGATCAGCGGCCTGCCCACGCCCACCTCCCGGGCGGCCGGAGCGGGCAACCGCCGGTGGTGA